In Anaerotignum faecicola, the following are encoded in one genomic region:
- a CDS encoding PLP-dependent aminotransferase family protein, which translates to MDSIFNIKVDKTLQTPLYRQLGDAIFLLIENGVLKPNEKLPPIRRLAEEAGVNNSTAVSAYKYLENKKAVYSQTGSGTFVSPIPLEEIPPPVIEEHMRLIKRPEAGPGIINFTSTSLPQELFPVDEFKSAFDSLLDRERGNAFGNMDAQGFFPLRESLCKYLEIYGINQTPDNIQVLSGAQQGIDTVSKAMASYGDVVFMEKPTFYGAAGSFLSRGCQIIEIPMEHDGMDISALENLAKLYRPKFIYIMAYFQTPTGATYSSAKKKTILDLAEKYNFYIIEDDNLYDFNYSKEPIVPFKALDYRNRVVYIKSFSKILMPGLRVGFAAMPKKIISRMTTAKYTTDISTSGFLQKALDIYFRENNWREHIKSIRLYGMEKYRIAVKYADRLLKPYAKYHKPNGGISLWIDTKGIPADELLKACAQKNVLLSHGGQFYINGENSSYVRLSFINVSDEKLEAGIRRMGECLKGFTTGGKKV; encoded by the coding sequence ATGGACAGTATATTTAATATAAAAGTAGACAAAACGCTTCAGACGCCTCTGTACAGGCAGCTTGGCGACGCAATATTCCTTCTTATCGAAAACGGCGTTCTCAAACCAAATGAAAAACTGCCGCCGATACGCCGCCTTGCGGAAGAAGCCGGCGTTAATAACTCAACGGCGGTTTCAGCCTATAAATACCTTGAAAACAAAAAGGCCGTCTATTCCCAAACAGGCAGCGGCACCTTTGTTTCCCCCATACCGCTTGAAGAAATACCCCCGCCCGTTATAGAAGAGCACATGCGCCTTATAAAACGGCCTGAAGCGGGACCGGGCATTATAAATTTCACAAGCACGTCCCTGCCCCAAGAGCTTTTCCCTGTCGACGAATTCAAGTCCGCCTTCGATTCCCTCCTCGACAGGGAGCGCGGGAACGCCTTTGGCAACATGGACGCCCAAGGTTTTTTCCCATTGCGTGAAAGCCTCTGCAAATATCTGGAAATATACGGCATTAACCAAACTCCCGATAATATACAGGTGCTGTCCGGCGCTCAGCAGGGAATCGATACGGTAAGCAAAGCAATGGCGTCATACGGCGACGTTGTCTTTATGGAGAAGCCTACATTTTACGGCGCGGCCGGCTCCTTTCTTTCAAGAGGATGTCAGATTATCGAAATACCCATGGAGCACGACGGCATGGATATTTCCGCTTTGGAAAACCTCGCAAAGCTGTACCGTCCGAAATTCATATATATAATGGCGTATTTCCAAACCCCCACAGGCGCGACGTATTCCTCCGCCAAAAAGAAAACCATACTGGATCTCGCGGAAAAATATAACTTTTATATAATCGAGGACGATAACCTTTATGACTTCAATTATTCAAAAGAACCTATCGTCCCTTTCAAAGCCCTGGACTACCGCAACAGGGTCGTATACATCAAAAGCTTTTCCAAAATACTTATGCCGGGGCTGAGGGTGGGATTTGCGGCAATGCCGAAAAAAATCATTTCCAGAATGACGACGGCCAAATATACAACCGACATTTCAACAAGCGGTTTTCTTCAAAAAGCGCTTGATATATATTTCAGGGAAAACAACTGGCGGGAACACATAAAATCAATACGTCTTTACGGCATGGAAAAATACAGGATTGCCGTTAAATATGCCGACAGGCTTTTAAAACCTTATGCAAAATACCATAAGCCTAACGGAGGCATAAGCCTTTGGATTGATACGAAAGGAATACCCGCCGACGAGCTTTTAAAAGCCTGCGCGCAAAAAAACGTACTCCTTTCCCATGGCGGCCAATTTTATATAAACGGCGAAAACAGCAGTTATGTGCGCCTTTCGTTTATCAACGTAAGCGACGAAAAACTCGAAGCCGGCATACGGCGCATGGGCGAATGTTTAAAGGGCTTTACAACAGGCGGCAAAAAGGTATAA
- a CDS encoding threonine/serine exporter family protein: protein MDENMLLSFAIDLGEVMLRNGAETHRVEDTLERILSVSKDSMPETFVTPTGIFASIHSPLYGGTITKFKRISERSINLEKVTKANSLSRNFVEGKISLVKGFDELEKIDGIKPFNTALVLLMHGLVCFAFALLFNGCFTDGLVAFAVGVLLGITNNLMSRRTSPFLASLIGGASITIYTMVFYCLGMVISYETVITGSIMPLVPGVAITNAVRDIMNGDFLSGASRVTEAIITAVAVAASVGVVLSVSSKLGVI from the coding sequence TTGGATGAAAACATGCTGCTGTCTTTTGCCATAGATTTGGGAGAGGTGATGCTTAGGAACGGGGCCGAAACCCACAGGGTTGAGGATACTCTCGAAAGGATACTTTCGGTAAGCAAAGATTCCATGCCAGAAACGTTTGTAACGCCGACGGGGATTTTTGCCAGCATACACAGCCCGCTTTACGGCGGCACAATAACGAAATTCAAGCGTATTTCCGAAAGGTCTATAAACCTTGAAAAGGTAACGAAGGCCAATTCGCTTTCAAGGAATTTCGTAGAAGGGAAAATCAGCCTTGTAAAAGGTTTTGACGAGCTTGAAAAAATTGACGGTATCAAGCCCTTTAACACCGCGCTGGTGTTGTTAATGCACGGGCTTGTATGTTTTGCTTTCGCGCTTTTATTTAACGGATGTTTTACCGACGGGCTCGTTGCGTTTGCAGTGGGCGTGCTTTTGGGGATTACCAATAACCTCATGTCGCGAAGGACGTCACCGTTTCTTGCGTCGCTTATAGGCGGGGCTTCAATAACGATTTATACGATGGTATTTTACTGTTTGGGCATGGTTATAAGCTATGAAACGGTTATAACCGGCTCTATAATGCCGCTTGTGCCGGGCGTTGCGATTACAAACGCGGTAAGGGACATTATGAACGGGGATTTCCTTTCGGGAGCGAGCAGGGTTACGGAAGCCATTATAACGGCTGTTGCCGTTGCGGCAAGCGTCGGCGTTGTTTTGAGCGTTTCGTCAAAACTGGGGGTAATTTGA
- a CDS encoding ABC transporter ATP-binding protein, giving the protein MLEFKNVTFQYEGDGAPMIQNLSFSVAPGDFISLIGTSGCGKSTVFRLINGLEKPREGTILFNGKDVSSGKNYSAYMPQKDLLFPWRTIEKNICLPMEIQKKSAAEMKEKALHMLKEVGLFDYRAKFPKELSGGMKQRASFARTLLTGSSLLLLDEPFSALDSLTRISLQEWLLEEWQKHQKTILFVTHDVEEAVFLSRKVFVINERPIKNFEIHEINLPYPRSRDMLKSPEIVELKEKLIKNLRQGALI; this is encoded by the coding sequence ATGCTTGAATTTAAAAACGTTACTTTTCAATATGAAGGCGACGGCGCTCCAATGATCCAGAACCTTTCGTTCAGCGTTGCGCCGGGAGATTTTATCTCGCTGATCGGAACGTCAGGATGCGGCAAAAGCACTGTATTCCGCCTTATAAACGGCCTTGAGAAGCCGCGGGAGGGCACGATACTTTTTAACGGAAAAGACGTGTCGTCGGGCAAAAACTACAGCGCGTATATGCCCCAAAAAGATCTGCTTTTTCCATGGCGTACAATAGAAAAAAATATCTGCCTGCCCATGGAGATACAGAAAAAAAGCGCCGCCGAGATGAAAGAAAAAGCCCTGCATATGCTCAAAGAAGTAGGCCTTTTCGATTACCGAGCAAAATTCCCCAAAGAGCTTTCAGGCGGAATGAAGCAGAGGGCTTCTTTTGCAAGGACTCTCCTAACGGGAAGCAGTCTTCTGCTTCTTGACGAACCGTTTTCCGCCCTCGATTCCCTAACGCGTATTTCACTTCAGGAATGGCTGCTCGAGGAATGGCAAAAACACCAAAAAACGATACTTTTTGTAACGCATGACGTTGAGGAAGCCGTTTTCCTTTCAAGAAAAGTTTTCGTAATAAACGAGCGGCCTATAAAAAACTTCGAGATCCACGAAATTAACTTGCCATATCCCCGCAGCAGGGACATGCTTAAAAGCCCTGAAATCGTGGAGCTAAAAGAAAAGCTAATCAAAAACTTAAGGCAGGGGGCGCTCATATGA
- the gltX gene encoding glutamate--tRNA ligase — protein sequence MEIRTRFAPSPTGYMHIGNLRTALYEYLIAKANGGKFILRIEDTDQERYVEGAVDVIYNTLKITGLIHDEGPDVGGDYGPYVQSERRGMYMQYAQELVKKGEAYYCFCTKERLDGLKEKNGEGDAFSHYDRHCLSLSQDEINNNLKSGMPYVIRQKMPTEGKTTFEDAVYGTISVDNSELDDQILIKSDGMPTYNFANVVDDHLMKITHVVRGSEYLSSTPKYNLLYDAFGWDAPTYVHLPPVMKDAHHKLSKRNGDASFQDLIEKGYISDAIINYIALLGWSPSDNTEIFTLEELKKSFSISGLSKSPSIFDIQKLTWMNGEYIKAMEFEKYFSLVEPKLKEAVKNKSLDLRKIAALLQKRLETLNDVSALVDFFDELPEYTTELYVHKKMKTTEEIALSSLKACLPVLENLSDWEETAIHDSMMALVGELGIKNGQLLWPIRTALSGKPSSPGGAFELADILGREETIKRIEKGIELLSK from the coding sequence ATGGAAATCAGAACAAGGTTTGCCCCAAGCCCCACAGGGTATATGCACATAGGCAATTTAAGGACCGCCCTTTACGAATATCTTATCGCAAAAGCAAACGGCGGTAAATTTATATTAAGGATAGAAGATACGGATCAGGAAAGGTACGTTGAAGGCGCTGTCGACGTAATTTACAACACCCTTAAAATTACGGGGCTTATCCATGACGAAGGTCCCGATGTTGGAGGCGATTACGGCCCTTATGTCCAAAGCGAGCGCCGCGGAATGTATATGCAGTATGCACAAGAGCTTGTAAAAAAAGGCGAGGCTTACTACTGTTTCTGCACAAAAGAACGCTTGGACGGCCTTAAAGAGAAAAACGGCGAGGGCGACGCGTTTTCCCATTACGACAGGCACTGCCTTTCGCTAAGCCAAGATGAAATAAACAATAATCTTAAAAGCGGCATGCCTTATGTTATACGCCAGAAAATGCCTACGGAAGGCAAAACCACGTTTGAAGATGCGGTTTACGGAACAATCAGCGTTGATAACAGCGAACTGGACGACCAGATACTTATTAAAAGCGACGGCATGCCGACATATAACTTCGCCAACGTCGTAGACGACCATTTAATGAAAATAACCCATGTTGTACGCGGCAGCGAATACCTTTCCTCAACGCCTAAATACAACCTGCTTTACGATGCTTTCGGCTGGGACGCCCCGACTTATGTGCACCTTCCGCCGGTTATGAAAGACGCGCATCATAAGCTTTCAAAAAGGAACGGCGACGCGTCATTCCAGGATCTTATCGAAAAGGGCTATATTTCCGACGCCATTATAAATTATATCGCCCTTTTAGGCTGGAGCCCGTCAGACAACACCGAAATCTTTACGCTTGAAGAGCTTAAAAAGAGTTTCAGCATCAGCGGCCTCAGCAAATCGCCTTCTATATTCGACATACAGAAGCTTACATGGATGAACGGCGAATATATTAAGGCCATGGAATTTGAAAAATACTTTTCCCTTGTGGAACCTAAACTTAAAGAAGCCGTTAAAAACAAGAGCCTTGATTTAAGGAAAATAGCCGCCCTGCTCCAAAAACGCCTTGAAACTTTAAACGACGTAAGCGCCCTTGTTGATTTCTTTGACGAACTTCCGGAATATACTACGGAGCTTTACGTTCATAAAAAAATGAAAACGACGGAAGAAATAGCCCTTTCAAGCCTTAAAGCATGCCTTCCTGTGCTTGAAAATCTTTCGGACTGGGAAGAAACGGCAATCCATGACAGCATGATGGCTCTTGTCGGAGAACTCGGAATTAAAAACGGACAGCTTTTATGGCCGATCAGGACGGCTCTTTCAGGAAAGCCGTCGTCGCCGGGCGGAGCTTTCGAGCTGGCTGACATACTCGGCAGGGAAGAAACAATTAAACGCATTGAAAAAGGAATAGAACTTTTAAGCAAATAA
- the tenA gene encoding thiaminase II, which yields MKTSERLYNCIKEIWDSYNSHPFVKGISDGTLPIESFRFYMIQDHLYLMQYAKVFALGVIKAREEKYMRAFAKMIDEILNTENAVHQNYLRKLGISADDIKNAKMSLANESYTNYMISVGLKEGLAEIAVAVLACSWSYKLIGDFMKTIPGCENHEFYGYWIKSYSSAEYAESNDIIIDMVDSLTENYSEEELLNLEKIITVCSKYEYMFWDMSYKMEM from the coding sequence ATGAAAACATCTGAAAGGCTTTACAACTGTATCAAAGAAATATGGGACAGCTACAACAGCCACCCTTTTGTAAAAGGCATAAGCGACGGCACGCTCCCTATAGAAAGTTTCAGGTTCTACATGATACAGGATCATCTCTATTTAATGCAGTATGCGAAAGTATTCGCCCTCGGCGTTATAAAGGCGCGGGAAGAAAAATATATGCGCGCCTTCGCCAAAATGATAGACGAAATACTTAACACCGAAAACGCCGTACACCAAAACTATTTAAGGAAACTCGGCATATCCGCCGACGATATTAAGAATGCAAAAATGAGCCTTGCAAACGAAAGCTATACAAACTATATGATTTCCGTCGGCCTTAAAGAAGGCCTTGCCGAAATAGCCGTCGCCGTGCTTGCATGTTCATGGAGCTATAAACTTATAGGCGACTTTATGAAAACAATTCCCGGATGCGAGAATCATGAATTTTACGGCTACTGGATTAAGTCTTACAGCAGCGCGGAGTACGCCGAAAGCAACGACATAATAATCGATATGGTCGACAGCCTTACTGAAAATTACAGCGAGGAAGAACTTCTGAACCTCGAAAAAATAATAACGGTATGCAGTAAATACGAATATATGTTTTGGGATATGTCATACAAAATGGAGATGTAG
- a CDS encoding ABC transporter substrate-binding protein, with amino-acid sequence MIKKLLALLISSSFIFAACSPQGGSEGQNAETPNGESTQDNKTGSVQELEDFEVVLDWYPNAVHSFIYEAIENGYYAEEGLNVIIRFPSNTNDAISLTAAGKADMGIYYMHDIIRAKGDQDIPVKSVGAITQEPLNIFLSLKDKNITEPKDLIGKKIGQSGSDLSEAIIRVMVEGAGGSMDDVEVIDVGFDLMSSMTTGNVDATIGCMVNHEVPELEDEGFEVNYFYPNEYGMPDYYELVFVTGEKNLEENRDKIEGFLRASAKGFEDMKKDPAGAVKLLLENQNAENFPLKENVEMQSIETLLPVMETENAKFLSQDKAVWEENINWLLQQGILENPVSAEDVYEDIIG; translated from the coding sequence ATGATAAAAAAATTGCTTGCTTTATTAATATCATCGTCGTTTATATTTGCCGCATGCTCTCCACAGGGCGGCTCGGAAGGCCAAAACGCCGAAACGCCAAACGGCGAAAGCACACAGGACAATAAAACAGGCTCCGTTCAGGAACTTGAGGACTTTGAGGTCGTGCTCGACTGGTATCCGAACGCCGTACACAGCTTCATATATGAAGCAATCGAAAACGGCTATTACGCGGAAGAAGGCCTTAACGTTATAATACGTTTCCCATCCAACACAAACGACGCCATTTCCCTTACGGCGGCGGGCAAAGCCGATATGGGCATCTACTATATGCACGACATTATACGCGCAAAAGGCGACCAAGACATTCCCGTAAAATCTGTAGGCGCAATAACGCAGGAGCCGTTAAACATATTCCTGTCTCTTAAAGACAAAAATATTACCGAGCCGAAGGATCTTATAGGCAAAAAAATAGGCCAGTCGGGTTCGGATCTCAGCGAAGCAATTATACGCGTTATGGTCGAAGGAGCCGGCGGAAGTATGGACGACGTTGAAGTTATAGACGTTGGGTTCGATCTTATGAGCTCCATGACAACGGGAAATGTAGACGCAACTATCGGATGCATGGTCAACCATGAAGTGCCCGAGCTTGAGGACGAAGGCTTTGAAGTAAACTATTTTTATCCTAACGAATACGGTATGCCGGATTACTACGAACTTGTTTTTGTTACCGGCGAAAAAAACCTTGAAGAAAACAGGGATAAAATAGAAGGGTTCCTCCGCGCCAGCGCGAAAGGGTTTGAAGATATGAAAAAAGATCCTGCCGGAGCCGTAAAACTGCTTTTAGAAAATCAGAACGCCGAAAACTTCCCGCTTAAAGAAAATGTGGAAATGCAGAGCATAGAAACGCTTCTTCCTGTAATGGAAACCGAAAACGCAAAATTTTTAAGCCAAGACAAGGCTGTTTGGGAGGAAAATATAAACTGGCTTTTACAACAGGGTATACTTGAAAATCCCGTCAGCGCCGAGGATGTTTATGAGGATATAATCGGCTGA
- a CDS encoding threonine/serine exporter family protein: MADIWTFAFNFVLSFLATMGFAVIYNAPKRELINCGIAGALGWVVYFYIMGETTNSTLSVFGGSIVVSACSRVLSYTRRAPSTLFLIPGIIPLVPGYPMYNTMLAMIEQDLYHSYLEGVGTLQMAGAIAIGIVFIFSLPYRAFAWVAPKDERKKRKK; encoded by the coding sequence ATGGCGGATATATGGACTTTTGCGTTTAATTTTGTGCTTTCGTTCCTTGCTACCATGGGTTTTGCGGTTATATATAACGCGCCGAAAAGGGAGCTTATAAACTGCGGGATAGCCGGGGCGTTAGGCTGGGTTGTGTATTTTTATATAATGGGGGAAACCACAAACTCCACATTATCGGTTTTCGGCGGTTCCATTGTGGTGTCTGCATGTTCAAGGGTACTTTCATATACAAGGCGGGCCCCAAGCACGCTGTTTTTGATTCCGGGAATAATACCGCTTGTGCCGGGATACCCGATGTATAATACGATGCTTGCAATGATTGAACAGGATTTGTATCATTCGTATTTAGAAGGGGTAGGCACGCTTCAAATGGCCGGAGCCATAGCGATAGGCATTGTATTTATATTTTCACTGCCGTATAGGGCGTTCGCATGGGTTGCGCCTAAGGACGAGAGAAAAAAAAGGAAAAAGTGA
- the alaS gene encoding alanine--tRNA ligase: MKQMGVNEVREKFLSFFESKQHLRLPSASLIPHNDNSLLLINSGMAPLKPFFTGQETPPSKRVTTCQKCIRTGDIENVGKTARHGTFFEMLGDFSFGDYFKMEIIPWSWEFVTKVMEIPEDKLYVTVYKDDDEAAKIWHEVVGLPKDRIFYMGKEDNFWEHGTGPCGPCSEIYYDRGEKYGCGKEGCTVGCDCDRYMEFWNLVFTQFNAEPDGTYTDLEFKNIDTGMGLERMAAIMQGVDSIFDVDTVKALRDEVCRIAGVEYMKDHKTDVSVRVITDHIRSVTFMTADGVLPSNEGRGYVLRRLLRRAARHGKLLGINGEFLANLCDVVIECSGEAYPELVEKKDYIKKVLSVEENSFYKTIDKGMEILKNDIAEIKAAGRNVMDGAMSFRLYDTYGFPIDLTKEILEEEGISLDEDAFLEEMKIQKERARAARAESNYMGADETVYHQLDTNMTTEFAGYDVSVVDDAEIIAVVANNEVSETASVGDEVSVFLDRTPFYAEMGGQVGDIGVIKTNMGTVEVTDCIKVVGGKIAHIGSVVDGSIKVGEKASASYDVKNRLSISRNHSATHLLQKALRDVLGTHIQQAGSYVSADRLRFDFTHFTAMTAEEIRKVENIVNEKIYESIDITACEKTIDDARKMGATALFGEKYGNIVRVVDMGGYSIELCGGAHLKNTAQIGSFKIVSEGGVASGVRRIEALTGAGAVKFYQRQEDMLKNVCAALKTTPDNMVKRVEGLIAEQKTISKELSALKAKMAGDAAGNILEGKTEINGINVICAEVKGSDGAGLKTMGDELKNKLGSLVIALASENEGKVNLVAMATDDAVKKGAHCGSIIKAAAAVCGGGGGGKPNMAQAGGKDASKIGDALQKALEVIKSQI, encoded by the coding sequence ATGAAACAAATGGGAGTTAATGAAGTAAGGGAAAAGTTCCTTTCGTTTTTCGAAAGCAAACAGCATTTAAGGCTGCCGAGCGCGTCTTTGATACCGCATAACGACAACAGCCTTTTGCTTATAAACTCCGGCATGGCGCCGCTTAAACCGTTCTTTACGGGGCAGGAAACGCCGCCGAGCAAAAGGGTTACGACATGCCAAAAATGCATAAGGACGGGCGATATTGAAAACGTCGGCAAAACGGCGCGCCACGGAACTTTCTTTGAAATGCTCGGCGATTTCTCATTCGGAGATTATTTCAAGATGGAAATAATACCGTGGAGCTGGGAATTTGTTACAAAGGTTATGGAAATACCTGAGGATAAGCTTTATGTGACTGTTTATAAGGACGACGACGAGGCGGCTAAAATATGGCATGAGGTTGTGGGCCTCCCTAAAGACAGAATTTTTTACATGGGTAAAGAAGATAATTTTTGGGAACACGGAACAGGCCCATGCGGCCCATGTTCCGAAATTTATTACGACAGGGGAGAGAAATACGGCTGCGGCAAAGAAGGCTGTACGGTAGGGTGCGACTGCGACCGCTATATGGAATTTTGGAACCTCGTTTTCACACAGTTTAACGCCGAGCCGGACGGGACTTATACGGATCTCGAGTTTAAAAATATAGATACGGGCATGGGCCTTGAACGAATGGCGGCGATTATGCAGGGCGTAGATTCCATATTCGACGTCGATACGGTTAAGGCTTTAAGGGACGAGGTATGCCGCATTGCGGGCGTTGAATACATGAAAGACCATAAAACGGACGTAAGCGTGCGCGTTATAACCGACCATATACGTTCCGTTACGTTTATGACTGCCGACGGAGTGCTTCCTTCAAATGAAGGGCGCGGATACGTTTTAAGGAGGCTTTTAAGGCGCGCCGCACGCCACGGCAAGCTTCTCGGTATAAACGGCGAGTTTTTGGCAAACCTCTGCGACGTTGTCATAGAGTGCAGCGGCGAAGCCTATCCGGAGCTTGTGGAGAAGAAAGACTATATTAAAAAAGTGCTTTCGGTTGAAGAAAACAGCTTTTACAAAACCATTGACAAAGGCATGGAAATACTTAAAAACGATATAGCCGAAATTAAAGCCGCCGGCAGGAATGTGATGGACGGAGCTATGAGTTTCCGCCTTTACGACACATACGGTTTCCCTATCGACCTTACAAAGGAAATACTTGAAGAAGAAGGGATATCCCTTGACGAGGACGCTTTCCTCGAGGAAATGAAAATACAAAAGGAAAGGGCAAGGGCGGCGCGCGCCGAAAGCAACTATATGGGCGCCGACGAAACGGTTTACCATCAGTTGGATACAAATATGACGACGGAATTTGCAGGCTACGACGTAAGCGTTGTAGATGACGCCGAAATTATAGCCGTCGTGGCGAACAATGAAGTTTCGGAAACCGCTTCGGTGGGCGACGAAGTTTCCGTATTCCTTGACAGAACGCCTTTTTATGCGGAAATGGGCGGCCAGGTAGGAGATATCGGAGTGATTAAAACGAATATGGGCACGGTTGAGGTGACCGACTGCATAAAGGTAGTAGGCGGCAAAATTGCCCATATAGGTTCTGTTGTGGACGGAAGCATTAAAGTGGGAGAAAAAGCGTCGGCGTCGTACGACGTTAAAAACAGGCTTTCGATTTCAAGGAACCACAGCGCTACTCACCTTCTTCAGAAAGCTTTAAGGGACGTGCTTGGAACCCATATCCAACAGGCCGGATCGTATGTTTCGGCAGACAGGCTGCGTTTTGACTTTACCCACTTTACGGCAATGACGGCGGAAGAAATAAGGAAAGTCGAAAATATCGTAAATGAAAAGATATACGAAAGCATTGACATTACGGCTTGCGAAAAAACCATAGACGACGCGCGCAAAATGGGTGCGACGGCTCTTTTCGGCGAGAAATACGGCAATATTGTGCGCGTTGTGGACATGGGCGGATACTCCATAGAGCTTTGCGGCGGTGCGCACCTTAAAAATACGGCTCAGATAGGAAGTTTTAAAATTGTCTCTGAAGGCGGCGTTGCATCGGGCGTAAGAAGGATTGAGGCGCTTACGGGCGCGGGAGCCGTTAAGTTCTACCAGCGCCAAGAGGATATGCTTAAAAACGTATGCGCGGCCCTTAAGACAACGCCGGACAATATGGTTAAACGCGTTGAGGGGCTTATTGCGGAACAGAAAACCATTTCCAAGGAATTAAGCGCGCTTAAAGCCAAAATGGCGGGAGACGCGGCAGGAAACATATTGGAAGGCAAAACGGAAATTAACGGCATAAACGTAATATGTGCCGAAGTTAAAGGCTCCGACGGGGCAGGGCTTAAAACAATGGGCGACGAGCTTAAAAATAAACTAGGAAGCCTTGTTATAGCGCTCGCAAGCGAAAACGAAGGCAAGGTTAACCTTGTGGCAATGGCAACGGACGACGCCGTTAAGAAAGGCGCGCATTGCGGCAGCATTATAAAAGCGGCGGCGGCCGTATGCGGCGGAGGCGGCGGCGGAAAGCCGAATATGGCCCAGGCAGGCGGAAAGGACGCGTCTAAAATAGGCGATGCGCTTCAAAAGGCTTTGGAAGTTATAAAGAGCCAAATTTAA
- a CDS encoding ABC transporter permease — MKKNIPAIILFAALLAVWQAAAMAVGAHYILPSPVQIIKKLWDLRVPLFTVHLPATMGVTAIGLIISVIFGLFLAGLMDLYPKIEKALYPIIIASQTIPTTAIAPLFVLWFGYSIWSKVLVTVLITFFPITITVFDGLKSAKREMEELLITYGAGKKEIFFKLKIPGALPSFFSALKMAVPLSIIGAAIAEWLGAQSGLGYFSKRMMTQLDGAGVFAPIVLLSIAAMAVVAVINVIENRLIKWRKEL, encoded by the coding sequence ATGAAAAAGAATATTCCGGCTATAATATTGTTCGCTGCGTTGCTTGCAGTTTGGCAGGCGGCGGCAATGGCTGTTGGGGCTCATTATATACTCCCTTCCCCCGTACAGATAATAAAAAAACTTTGGGACCTGCGCGTTCCGCTTTTTACCGTCCACCTTCCCGCAACTATGGGGGTAACGGCAATAGGGCTTATAATTTCCGTTATTTTCGGCCTGTTTCTTGCGGGCCTTATGGATTTGTATCCGAAAATAGAAAAAGCCCTTTATCCGATTATAATAGCTTCGCAGACAATACCTACGACGGCAATCGCCCCTCTTTTTGTGCTGTGGTTCGGCTACAGCATTTGGAGCAAAGTGCTTGTAACCGTGCTTATAACATTTTTTCCCATAACCATAACCGTTTTTGACGGCCTTAAATCTGCCAAACGGGAAATGGAAGAACTGCTTATAACATACGGCGCGGGCAAAAAAGAAATATTTTTTAAACTTAAAATACCGGGCGCACTGCCGAGCTTTTTCTCCGCCTTAAAAATGGCCGTCCCCCTTTCAATAATCGGCGCGGCAATAGCGGAATGGCTCGGCGCGCAAAGCGGGCTGGGATATTTCAGCAAAAGGATGATGACGCAGCTTGACGGCGCCGGAGTTTTCGCTCCCATTGTGCTTTTAAGCATTGCGGCAATGGCTGTTGTAGCCGTAATCAATGTAATTGAAAACAGACTCATAAAATGGAGGAAAGAATTATGA